The genomic region GCAAAGGCGAGCTGGAGAGAGCCTTCAGCTACTACGGGCCCCTGAGAACCGTGTGGATCGCGAGAAACCCACCGGGGTTTGCCTTCGTGGAGTTTGAAGACCCGAGGGATGCTGAAGATGCTGTGCTCGGCCTAGATGGGAAGTACGTATGCTTAAAGCCTCCTTGACTGCTCTTGGCCGCAGTTCTGATCTCCTCAGGCTGCACCGATCATCGGTATCTGTTCTGTGTGTAATAAACACGGGGGAAAAGATATTCCTGTGATTAATATGTGCTGTGTCTTGCAGGATAATATGCGGCTCTAGGGTTAGAGTGGAAGTGTCCACAGGGATGCCTCGTCGCTCCCGTTACGACAGGCCTCCTGCACGGCGCCCCTTTGACCCTAACGACAGATGCTATGAGTGTGGTGAGAAAGGCCACTATGCTTATGATTGTCACCGCTATAGTCGCCGAAGGAGGAGCAGGTATGTGTGGGGCCAGAGCGTCGGAGTTGCTTCGCCAGTTCACTTTTGTGTAGCTCTTGTTAGCAAAGAACAGAATGTTACGCCAGTTTTAACTCTTAATGTTGTAAGTCAACAGGTGTATatcacaattttttttgctaataCATACAAACTGTTAATATCTTAATAATCAACCTGGTCAAAACCTTTCAGGTTTCTTCGTTTGAGTCAGTCGCCTTGATTCAGAATGTCACGAGCCTTAAGATTTCATGCTGAGGCGCCTTGCAAATCCGACACTTAAGATCCTCCTAGACCTTGAGGTGATCAGCATAAGAGGCCAGATCCCCTCGAGCCATCTACACGTAGCTTCACCTTATTCTTTAAGGGCAGAAAATTTGAGACGGTGATCGCCGTAACAGTAAATTTGGCTTTCAATTGGGGCCCCCCTCCGGTTTAGAAAGAGGAACATCAGATTGACCACATTCCCACCTAGAAAAATCTTCTTGCGTCAATCAAGCCTCACCCTGGCTCATTGGGCTGTCAGTTTGATCGTCGTTAGATTGAAGAGAACACCTAGATGCAGCGATCGGCTATAGATACTTCTAGATCGTCTAGATCTGCTAGACCTTGGGCCAAAGAGGGTCGACCTGCAAACTTgcaaggtttattttaaatacacattaCAGTGTTTTCTATTCTAATGTAATTCTGCAATGTAATTCagcttttaacatttttctaggTAGTAAAATGCTCAAGACAAGTAGGCCCAGAGATTTTTCCAACTGACAGATGCTAGTGGtgtgtttttgttggtttggttttggttttttttttttttttttctttttagttgtCTGAAATCAGTTTTGACTTCAGCAGGGCCTCATGTGCACTGATGGCTGCAGCTGTTTCCTGATACCTGTTTTCTCTAACCTAAAACCAGGTCCCGGTCTAGATCCCGGTCCAGGTCCCGAGGAAGAAGGTATTCTCGGTCACGCAGTCGGAGTCGTGGTAGGAGGTAGGGTTTTGGCTGTTgtgttttcattccttttcttagtcctccctctgccccacccCTTTCCTTAGTCCTTGTGAAAAGTAActtgtggaatttttttttttttttttttaaattttattttgtagatCAAGATCAGCTTCCTACCGCAGGTCCAGGTCAATCTCTCCTCGTAGGTATAGATCATTTTCACCCCGCAGATCTCGGTCTGGTTCTTTAAGGAGGTCAAGGTATGTGTTTTCTCTTAAGCCCGCAACATTGTTGAAGGAAATGTGAGTGTTGGAGTTAACATTAAGTTTATATTTTGCAGTCTGTGTTTTTGCAGTAACCTTCATTGGTTCTGCATTCCTGAGAGCTAATCTGAATGCTTTATCTGAAGTTAAAAACATAAGCATATTATTTTGGAACTGCTGCGTCTGAGCTGTTTTTATACAGTACCAAAGTTACAGCCTTGATGTATGGTCAAGCTTTCTTATTTCAGCTTCAAGGATACAGGGAGTAATTATGTTTACTCAGCTAGGGCAGTGGGATTTGTAGTACTGGCCAAATCTAATACTAGAAGCTGCCTCTGCAAAACCAATAGTTCCAGGAAAATTCTCTGTATCATAAAAGTCAAAGAATACTATTTCAGCTATATGAATTATGTAATAGTAGTGCTTTCACTgattggttggggtttttttctttttcctttttttctttaagatctAGGTCCAGATCACGCTCGAGGTCGCGATCTGTTGTATGGCCTCGAAGCAGGTAAGATACTTGTTTTAATTCAAACCAATgataatttggttttttttttttttggtggtgtgggatttgttttgtttttcttgtttgttttgttggttgttatttttgtcttcctgtgGGAGTTTGGCTGGAAGGGGTTAGAAGGTTGCGCAGCATAGCAGTATTCACACTTAATAATTTATGCCTTTTTACAGACTAAAGTAGTGGTTGATTTCTTGTACTAAACATGATTTTCTTTTGGTCTGTGGCTACTATATGTAGTCAATGCATAGTCATAAACAAAGCATATGTATGATTTCAGGTCTGTGGAGAGATGTTTTGGAAACTAGTTAATGCCTCGGTGTGTAGATAATGCTTGACCTTGTGTCCTGCAGAAAATGGTGCTTAGGTTTTTCTTGGCGAGCTTTTTTGTAAATCCCAaatgctggtggggtgggaagcAATGAGAAGGTTCCCACTATTGACTGAACTTGTGCTTATAGCTTTTCAGCTTTGTCAGTTCCTGTTCTGAGAGTTAGATCAGGCTAAATTGCTGTAGTGCTAAGAACTAAACTACGTGAGGTAGGATGCTTGACTTCAGAGGTTTGGAGGGCTGAATGAGCAGGACTGTGAGTCCTGGTGCCACAGGTAGTGTTTTGAAGGACTTCTCTGACATGGAGCCCGTGTTTTGTAGGTCTGGATGTTTTCCATGCTGAAATGGAAGTCAAAGAAAGTGGGTGTAGAGCAAATGCTCCTGCATTATTTTCCTCTGCCCTTTGTGATAAGTGTTAGTTGGAAGAAGGGTGAAAGAGTAGGATAAAAACATGATGGCCTTGAGAGCTGATAAGTTGGAAGAAGTTGCCTTTTTGCATTAGAGCGGGGGAAGAGAAATGTTTAGGTGTCTGCCTACAACTTCAGGACTTGCACATCGAGCCTTTAAGGggatgattattattattagagCTGTCCTGACTTATTACTCACACAGGCCTGTAATGCAGGAGATGACTAGCCAGGCTCAGAttgcatgctgctgctgtggaagAGCCTGGGTACTACTGATGTTGCTTGGTGACTTGTAGTTCTGGGACAGTCATGTTTCTGCATCAAAGACTTCATACTCTTATTGAAATTTCTGAGTAGTGCTGGCTTTGCATAGGTCTGCAACTGCAGTGGTGGGAAGTGGTAGTTCAGGACTGGAGTTACGGAAGCATTGTGAAAATGCCAGCCAGTGCTGGTCCTCTGCTAGTACAGCAAAACACTACTGTGTAACCAGTGCTGCCTCTAGAGCTTTTGATTTGTGGTCCTGCTTTGTTGCTGTGCCTTTTGGAAGGAGGATTTGCCAGCAGTTCTCATAGTAAGATGATGCTCTTGTATTCCTTACCAAGTCATGCTCGTGCTACAAAATACAAGTTCTGGGTAGTTCTGAGCAACTCCATCCTGTGTAACTGTGATACTGGTTATAGTGTAGGAACTGTGACAGAGGACGGCTCAGTAGAGTGACCAGGAAGGTTTCAAAGCAGTGGCACAAAGCTTTGTTTAACCTACACCAACAGTGCCCACATAGTATTTCTATAAGTTAATAGGCCAGGTAAAGGTGAATCTTGATTACCCTTTAAAAACACTTCTGAGCAGAAATAGAATAAAAGTTTATTACTTTTTTGGCCAAGCCTATTAAACAACTGACACTGGGCTTTCTGATGTTCAGTAATACCACATGCCTGAATTCTGATGCTCTAGGAGGACAAGTGTTTTCTAAGTAACAGCAAATACTTGAGTTGGTAAAGTAACATGATAAATGTGGGAGGAAATTCTCACTGTTTGAGTAGATTTTTATTCATAAGATGAACTGGGAATATTTTACAAATTAGTAGCCAGatactgaaaactgaaatgctgttttcattgGGATAACTGAGGAAAAGCTATATTATACTTGAATGAAAGTGGCACTGTGAACTTGATCTGAAGAATGCATCTGCTCTCCTGCACACATGCTTACCTGCGGCTGATTCCAGGCTCTTTAATGTGCTATTGAAAGATTTTCTAAGATGACACTTGAAACTATTCTTACCTTTATGGGTGGGATACTTGCAGGCAGGAAGGAGGTCTGGGAGCCTGGTACAAGGTCTTCTGTTTTGTGAAGGTGGTAGCTGAAGCTTTGCTGGGGAGCTTCTTGTGCTTGTACTCTTGTCTTCTGATAATGGGCTCTCTGGAGTAAGAGCTAAAGGATTCTGCTGAAATGCCATGAGAAAAGCCTGGAGCACCAGAGCCGCTGCCTCTGGTTTGTGATGCTATGTGGTATGAATTTGCTGTTGCTGGTTTAACTAACTTCCATTGTATGTGCATGCCACTGGCTGCTTTGctgagctttatttttctcctgtcgTAGGTCTGGGTCCCATGGTAGATCTAAATCTGGCTTACCTGCTAAAAGGTGAGCGTATAAATAAAAGTAGCATTTGGGGGTttcttggtggttttgtttgtttgggtttggtggtggtttttttggtcatGATTCAAAATCTCTGCTTGGACCagtatttcagttgcatgtggaagagggtttttttggggggtgtttttgtgtttgggttcTTTAAtagttgatttaaaaatatttttcatacataattttttttaatagttgaTTTTTGTGAGACAGTAGGCAACTCTTCTAGAAGGACTGTGGATACAGGCTTTTGTTCAACCCATGGTTgtgacaaaaaatatttttgacagGATTTGGGGCATATCTTTCCCTACTTTTGTTCTCACCTGTGTATAGTTCTCAGTCTTTCTGATGCTCCTCTACTTGGTTCACTGCTCCTGCTTTGCAGGATTACTGTGATCATTTTATACCTGCTTTGAAGCTGTGTGTTGCTCTTTTCCTGAGGGCTCCGGCTTTGagcatttttccttctcaacTGCAGCTTCTTGCTTAAAGTAACTGGGTATACTTGCTATCAGCAGCATTAAGGGTGGTGTCTTTTAATGTAT from Phalacrocorax carbo chromosome 3, bPhaCar2.1, whole genome shotgun sequence harbors:
- the LOC104043061 gene encoding serine/arginine-rich splicing factor 7-like isoform X1 — translated: MSRYGRYETKVYVGNLGTGAGKGELERAFSYYGPLRTVWIARNPPGFAFVEFEDPRDAEDAVLGLDGKIICGSRVRVEVSTGMPRRSRYDRPPARRPFDPNDRCYECGEKGHYAYDCHRYSRRRRSRSRSRSRSRSRGRRYSRSRSRSRGRRSRSASYRRSRSISPRRYRSFSPRRSRSGSLRRSRSRSRSRSRSRSVVWPRSRSGSHGRSKSGLPAKSRSKSRSPSPKRSHSPSGSP
- the LOC104043061 gene encoding serine/arginine-rich splicing factor 7-like isoform X2, giving the protein MSRYGRYETKVYVGNLGTGAGKGELERAFSYYGPLRTVWIARNPPGFAFVEFEDPRDAEDAVLGLDGKIICGSRVRVEVSTGMPRRSRYDRPPARRPFDPNDRCYECGEKGHYAYDCHRYSRRRRSRSRSRSRSRSRGRRYSRSRSRSRGRRSRSASYRRSRSISPRRYRSFSPRRSRSGSLRRSRSRSRSRSRSRSVVWPRSSRSKSRSPSPKRSHSPSGSP